A genome region from Variovorax paradoxus includes the following:
- a CDS encoding sulfite exporter TauE/SafE family protein gives MQALYVHVIVGAVLAGFVQGLSGFAFGLVAMSVWAWTLEPQLAAVLALFGALTGQVIAAVTVRRPFDKSVLWPFVLGGLVGVPFGVWLLPHLDLVVFKLCLGVLLVLWCPAMLMSQHLPKVAFGGRVADGVAGAIGGAMAGIGGFSGTIPTLWCTLRGFQRDTQRAVIQNFNLSMLVVAFGIHLFSGNIGRAVLPLLGLVALAVAVPVLLGARMYIGISEAVFRKIVLGLLTASGVAVLASAVPALLARG, from the coding sequence ATGCAAGCCTTGTATGTCCATGTGATCGTCGGCGCGGTGCTGGCAGGCTTCGTGCAGGGCCTGTCGGGCTTCGCGTTCGGCCTGGTGGCCATGTCGGTCTGGGCCTGGACGCTGGAGCCCCAGCTGGCCGCCGTGCTCGCGCTGTTCGGCGCGTTGACCGGGCAGGTGATCGCTGCGGTCACGGTCCGGCGCCCGTTCGACAAGAGCGTTCTCTGGCCCTTCGTGCTTGGCGGGTTGGTGGGGGTGCCGTTCGGCGTCTGGCTCCTGCCGCATCTCGATCTCGTCGTCTTCAAGCTGTGCCTTGGCGTACTTCTGGTGCTCTGGTGCCCTGCGATGCTGATGTCGCAGCATCTGCCGAAGGTGGCGTTCGGCGGACGGGTCGCCGACGGGGTGGCCGGGGCCATCGGCGGTGCGATGGCCGGCATCGGCGGGTTCTCGGGGACCATTCCCACGCTCTGGTGCACCCTGCGCGGGTTTCAGCGCGACACGCAGCGGGCGGTGATCCAGAACTTCAATCTCTCCATGCTGGTGGTGGCCTTTGGCATCCATCTGTTCAGCGGGAATATCGGGCGGGCTGTCCTGCCTCTGCTTGGGCTTGTTGCTTTGGCGGTTGCCGTGCCTGTGCTGCTCGGGGCCCGGATGTATATCGGGATCAGTGAAGCGGTGTTTCGGAAGATTGTGTTGGGGTTGTTGACTGCTTCTGGAGTGGCTGTGCTGGCTTCTGCTGTTCCTGCTTTGTTGGCTCGTGGTTGA